Part of the Streptomyces antimycoticus genome, GGTGAGCCCGCCCCAGTGGAATACCACCCATGGCGGCGAGGCCCGCTGCTGCTGCCGGGTCTCGTTGGTCGGCACACAGCACGTGAACAGCCGCTCCACCGAGGTCACCACGCTGGTGTCCTGGGTGTCGCTCGCGTCGAAGAACATCTCGACGGTCAGCTTGCTGGGCTGCGGCCCCTGATACTCGGGCGGCCCCGCGCTCTTCGCCCCCTTGGCCGGGGTGCGCTTCCAGGCCGCCGCCTTGGTCAGGCTCAGCTCCTTGGGGTTGAACTGGAAGTCGATCCGCCCGCATGGCCCGCCAGGCGTCAGACCGCCGCCCGGCGGCGGGGTGCGCAGCTCCAGATAGGCGTGCTCCAGCTTGGGCCGGGCCCCGCCACCTGTCCTGCCCGCGGCGGCCCCGCCGCCCGCCGCGCTGAACGCCACGGGTGAGCTCATGAGTCAGCCCTCCATCACATAGCCGTGGTGGGCGATCTCGATGGTCTCCATGGCCACCTTGGGCGACTCCGGGTTGAACGAGGGCCCGGTCCAGCGCACCGGCACCACCTCGAGCAGACCCCACTGGGCCACCTTGTGCCCGTCTCCCGTCCGCGCCTCGATATGCGCGGTACGGCGGGCGATCCCGGTGGTCATGCTCGCGAACCACTTCGCCACCTTCTCGGTGTCACGGGTCAGCGGTCGGGACAGCTTGATGTTGGGGTACTTCAGCCGGGTGGGCAGCTGCCACAGATGGCTGTTGTTGCCGCCCTCCTCGCGCTGTTCGAGCACCACCTCGCAGCCGAGGCCCTCACAGGTGTTGAACGAGCCGAGCTCGATGCCGTCGACCGTGACGACGAAACAGACGCTGACCGCCGGGTCATCGGTAACGGGCATGCCGTGTCCCTTCTCTCCGCACTTGTCAGTGCCTGGTGTTGATCAGATGTCCGGCCCGTTCGCGCTCCAGCCGCAACTCCGCCTTCAGCAGCCGGCTCAGGGGGCCGTACAGCGCACGGACCAGCTCGTCATCCACCTTGGGCGCCCCGCCCTTGCCACCGTGTCCCCCCGGTACTCCCGGTGTGCCGTCATGGGGCGCGCCTGCGGGGGACGGCTCGGGAGCGGGCTCGAAGGGCGGGCCTGCCGAGGGTGGCTCGGCGGGTGGCGGGGCGGACGGTGGCTCGGCGGGCGGGTCGGGGGCCGGGGCGTCGGGGGGCTCCGGGCTCATGGCGTCGCGCTGCACGGGCGGGAGGAACCGCGCCCGCTGTATCCGCTGTGCGGACGGGGCGGGCGGCACGGACGGAACGCGCGGAGGCGGGAACACCACGGAGCCGTCCGCCATGCGCTGTGCCACCCCGGCGGCCACCGCCACCGAACCGGCGTCGACCAGCGGACGGGCCAGGGCCGCCGGGGCGGTGGCCGGTACCGGTGCGGTGGGGCGGTGCCCGGTGGCCCGGGGCGGGGGAGCGGCGGCCGTCGGCGCCACCGACCGCTGGGTCGCGGGCGCCGTCGACCGCTGGGCCGTGGAGGTCGTCGGGGGATTCGTGGCCGACGCCCCGCCCGCGGCCGTCACCCCCGGACTCGTGCGGGCCGGGCCGCCGGCAGCGGACCAGCGCACCGGCACGACGGGCGGCTCGGCGGCGGGGACCGGACCGGAGCCGCCTGGCCGGTCGGGCATGTCGTACGCGCCCGAGAACAGCGGCACCGATCGCTGTGCCACGAGCGGCACCACGGGCCCAGCCGCCGGTGCGGGTTCGGCCGCCACCGGTGTCCCACTGGCGGTGGCCCGTTGCAGCGGTACGG contains:
- a CDS encoding CIS tube protein; this translates as MSSPVAFSAAGGGAAAGRTGGGARPKLEHAYLELRTPPPGGGLTPGGPCGRIDFQFNPKELSLTKAAAWKRTPAKGAKSAGPPEYQGPQPSKLTVEMFFDASDTQDTSVVTSVERLFTCCVPTNETRQQQRASPPWVVFHWGGLTGFPGYVSQVQAKYTLFTTSGVPIRAVCQVTMEEITGETPGQNPTSGALHARRVHRVRTGDTLPLLAWREYGDPAAWRGIAETNGIDDPMRLPGGLELLLPALDELDRDEGAGAHGDGHGGGR
- a CDS encoding phage tail protein, yielding MPVTDDPAVSVCFVVTVDGIELGSFNTCEGLGCEVVLEQREEGGNNSHLWQLPTRLKYPNIKLSRPLTRDTEKVAKWFASMTTGIARRTAHIEARTGDGHKVAQWGLLEVVPVRWTGPSFNPESPKVAMETIEIAHHGYVMEG